The Saccharothrix variisporea genome has a segment encoding these proteins:
- the crtI gene encoding phytoene desaturase family protein — translation MRTVTGRTDHVVVVGAGLAGLSAALHLLGAGRRVTVVERDAVPGGRAGRLDLDGYRFDTGPTVLTMPELVEEALNAVGDTLEDRLDLHQVDPAYRARFADGSVLDVHADAEAMEAEVRRFAGPEQAAGYRALRAWLTELYRVERDAFIGANFDSPLDLLTPRLAKLAALRGFARLGPSVARFLTDERLQRVFSFQSLYAGVPPRKALGAYGVIAYMDTIAGVYYPRGGMRALPDALAAAAEDAGADLRYRTKVAWLERIGRRVTAVRTTQGERIPCDAVVLTPDLPMSYRLLGHRPRRPLPITWAPSAVVLHAGVDRTWPELAHHTLFFGRAWDRTFEELTRRGSLMTDPSLLVTAPPDGGMFVLAPAPNLRLGPIDWDRVGPAYRDELVQTLEQRGLTGFGDAIKVERLVTPRDWAAMGLAAGTPFSAAHTFAQTGPFRPRNLVLDNAVLAGCGTTPGVGVPPVLISGKLAAQRITGSVGAGSRRRAARPRAHSPR, via the coding sequence ATGAGGACGGTCACCGGCCGCACCGACCACGTCGTCGTGGTGGGCGCGGGCCTGGCGGGCCTCTCGGCCGCGCTGCACCTGCTGGGCGCGGGCCGGCGGGTCACCGTGGTCGAGCGGGACGCCGTGCCCGGCGGCCGGGCGGGACGGCTGGACCTCGACGGCTACCGCTTCGACACCGGCCCGACCGTGCTGACCATGCCGGAGCTGGTCGAAGAGGCCTTGAACGCGGTCGGCGACACCCTCGAGGACCGCCTCGACCTGCACCAAGTGGACCCCGCGTACCGGGCGCGGTTCGCCGACGGCTCCGTGCTGGACGTGCACGCCGACGCCGAGGCGATGGAGGCTGAGGTCCGGCGGTTCGCCGGTCCGGAGCAGGCGGCGGGCTACCGGGCGCTGCGGGCGTGGCTGACCGAGCTGTACCGGGTCGAGCGGGACGCGTTCATCGGCGCGAACTTCGACTCCCCGCTGGACCTGCTCACCCCGCGCCTGGCCAAGCTCGCCGCGCTGCGCGGGTTCGCCCGGCTCGGCCCCTCGGTGGCGCGGTTCCTGACCGACGAACGCCTCCAGCGCGTGTTCTCGTTCCAGTCGCTTTATGCGGGCGTGCCGCCGCGCAAGGCGCTCGGCGCGTACGGCGTCATCGCGTACATGGACACCATCGCGGGCGTCTACTACCCGCGCGGCGGGATGCGTGCGCTTCCGGACGCGCTGGCGGCTGCCGCCGAGGACGCCGGCGCGGACCTGCGCTACCGCACCAAGGTGGCCTGGCTGGAACGCATCGGCCGCCGCGTGACCGCCGTGCGGACGACGCAGGGCGAGCGCATCCCGTGCGACGCCGTGGTCCTCACGCCGGACCTGCCGATGTCCTACCGCCTGCTGGGCCACCGCCCCCGCCGCCCGCTGCCGATCACGTGGGCGCCCTCCGCCGTGGTCCTGCACGCGGGCGTCGACCGGACGTGGCCGGAACTGGCGCACCACACGCTGTTCTTCGGCCGGGCCTGGGACCGCACGTTCGAGGAGCTGACCCGCCGGGGCAGCCTGATGACCGACCCGTCCCTGCTGGTCACCGCGCCACCGGACGGCGGCATGTTCGTCCTGGCCCCGGCCCCGAACCTGCGGCTGGGCCCGATCGACTGGGACCGCGTCGGCCCCGCCTACCGCGACGAGCTCGTGCAGACGCTGGAGCAGCGCGGCCTGACCGGGTTCGGCGACGCGATCAAGGTCGAACGGCTGGTCACCCCGCGCGACTGGGCCGCGATGGGCCTGGCCGCGGGCACCCCGTTCTCCGCCGCGCACACGTTCGCCCAGACCGGCCCGTTCCGCCCGCGCAACCTGGTGCTGGACAACGCGGTGCTGGCCGGCTGCGGCACGACGCCGGGCGTGGGCGTGCCGCCGGTGCTGATCTCCGGGAAGCTGGCCGCCCAGCGGATCACGGGGTCCGTCGGCGCAGGGTCGCGGCGCCGAGCAGCAAGGCCGCGAGCGCACAGCCCGCGATGA
- a CDS encoding ABC transporter permease → MSGANTLATTRRILTQLRHDHRTVALMVLMPSVLLVLLRYVFDSEQAFSRAAPALLGVFPFAIMFIVTSITTLRERLTATLERLMTMPIGKLDLLLGYALAFGLVAVVQVAVAATVALTWLGLEIEGSVALLVLIAVLDALLGMALGLFASAFARTEFQAVQFMPAIVMPQVLLCGLFVPRDQMATVLNWISDVMPLSYAVDALTQVTRSSDVDGTLVRNLLVIAGCALAALLLGAATLRRRTP, encoded by the coding sequence CTGAGCGGCGCGAACACCCTGGCCACCACCCGCCGCATCCTGACCCAGCTGCGGCACGACCACCGGACCGTGGCGCTGATGGTCCTCATGCCTTCGGTGCTGCTCGTGCTGCTGCGGTACGTGTTCGACTCCGAGCAGGCGTTCAGCCGGGCCGCGCCGGCGCTGCTGGGCGTCTTCCCGTTCGCGATCATGTTCATCGTCACGTCGATCACCACGCTGCGGGAACGGCTGACCGCCACCCTCGAACGGCTGATGACCATGCCGATCGGCAAGCTGGACCTGCTGCTGGGCTACGCGCTGGCGTTCGGGCTGGTGGCGGTCGTGCAGGTGGCGGTGGCGGCGACGGTCGCGCTGACGTGGCTGGGCTTGGAGATCGAGGGCTCGGTGGCGCTGCTGGTGCTCATCGCGGTGCTGGACGCGTTGCTGGGCATGGCGCTGGGGCTGTTCGCCAGCGCGTTCGCCCGCACGGAGTTCCAGGCGGTGCAGTTCATGCCCGCGATCGTGATGCCGCAGGTGCTGCTGTGCGGGCTGTTCGTGCCGCGCGACCAGATGGCGACCGTGCTGAACTGGATCTCCGACGTGATGCCGCTGTCCTACGCGGTGGACGCGCTGACCCAGGTCACCCGCTCGTCCGACGTGGACGGGACGCTGGTCCGCAACCTGCTGGTCATCGCGGGCTGTGCGCTCGCGGCCTTGCTGCTCGGCGCCGCGACCCTGCGCCGACGGACCCCGTGA
- a CDS encoding ABC transporter ATP-binding protein codes for MANSVAVSVDGLRVVRGGREVVRSVSFDVPRGTVTGLLGPSGCGKTTLMRAVVGVQVVAGGSVTVLGHPAGSPVLRDRIGYSTQSPSVYADLTVRENLRYFASVLGAPRSDVDRVVDEVGLKGQADQLVTTLSGGERGRASLAVALLGRPELVVLDEPTVGLDPVLREELWNLFHDLADRGAALLVSSHVMDEAARCDRLLLMREGELLADDTPQALRDRTGTPDLEQAFLALVRGTA; via the coding sequence ATGGCCAATTCGGTGGCCGTCAGCGTCGACGGCTTGCGGGTCGTGCGTGGCGGGCGGGAAGTCGTCCGCTCGGTGAGTTTCGACGTGCCGCGCGGCACGGTGACCGGGCTGCTCGGGCCGAGCGGGTGCGGCAAGACCACGCTCATGCGGGCTGTCGTGGGCGTTCAGGTCGTCGCCGGCGGGTCGGTGACCGTGTTGGGGCACCCGGCGGGTAGTCCGGTGTTGCGGGATCGGATCGGGTACTCGACGCAGAGCCCGTCGGTCTACGCGGACCTGACCGTGCGGGAGAACCTGCGCTACTTCGCGTCCGTGCTCGGAGCCCCGAGGTCCGATGTGGACCGGGTGGTGGACGAGGTCGGGCTCAAGGGCCAGGCCGACCAGTTGGTCACCACTCTTTCGGGTGGCGAGCGCGGGCGGGCGAGCCTGGCCGTGGCGTTGCTGGGCCGGCCCGAGCTGGTGGTGCTGGACGAGCCGACCGTGGGGCTGGACCCGGTGCTGCGCGAGGAGCTGTGGAACCTGTTCCACGACCTGGCCGACCGGGGCGCGGCGCTGCTGGTGTCCAGCCACGTGATGGACGAGGCCGCGCGGTGCGATCGGCTGCTGCTCATGCGGGAGGGCGAGCTGCTGGCCGACGACACCCCGCAGGCGCTGCGCGACCGGACCGGCACACCGGACCTGGAGCAGGCGTTCCTGGCGTTGGTGAGGGGGACGGCGTGA